In Bacillus kexueae, the following proteins share a genomic window:
- the aroE gene encoding shikimate dehydrogenase, with the protein MKEMYAVIGDPIGHSMSPLIHNDAFHNLGIEGYYHAFRVSEDSLEQAIEGMKALQFKGFNVTVPHKVDVMKYLDSLDESATLAGAVNTVVNKNGKWVGYNTDGIGFYRSIENRLSKPLEEVKAVIIGAGGASRGIYATLAKRGIGEIDLVNRTIERAITLKEQCPFPISGKIMSLEEFESEQSRYDVVIQTTSIGMSPNVLEQPVSLKGKVDHQSIVADIIYNPLKTAFLKEAERLGAIAINGVGMFVHQAAESFYIWTNEHPDVERMTQIVYEKLKGAT; encoded by the coding sequence GTGAAAGAGATGTATGCGGTCATTGGGGACCCAATCGGTCATTCAATGTCGCCTTTGATTCATAATGATGCTTTTCATAATTTGGGGATCGAGGGATACTACCATGCCTTTCGCGTCTCAGAAGACTCCCTTGAACAAGCAATCGAAGGTATGAAGGCCTTGCAATTTAAAGGCTTTAACGTCACAGTTCCGCATAAAGTGGATGTAATGAAATATCTTGACTCGTTAGATGAAAGTGCGACTTTAGCGGGTGCAGTAAATACAGTTGTTAATAAAAATGGTAAATGGGTCGGGTATAATACGGATGGAATTGGTTTTTACCGTTCTATTGAAAATAGACTTTCAAAGCCTTTAGAAGAGGTGAAAGCTGTTATTATTGGAGCTGGTGGTGCGAGTAGAGGGATTTATGCCACTTTAGCAAAGAGAGGAATAGGGGAGATTGACCTTGTCAATCGCACCATAGAGCGGGCGATTACTTTAAAGGAACAATGTCCATTTCCGATAAGTGGAAAGATCATGTCATTAGAGGAGTTTGAATCTGAGCAGTCCCGTTATGACGTAGTAATACAAACTACATCGATTGGAATGAGCCCGAATGTCCTTGAACAACCAGTTTCACTAAAAGGGAAAGTAGACCACCAGTCGATTGTGGCGGATATCATTTACAATCCACTTAAGACCGCATTTTTAAAAGAAGCAGAACGCCTAGGAGCAATTGCTATAAATGGGGTTGGAATGTTTGTTCACCAAGCGGCAGAAAGTTTTTATATATGGACAAACGAACACCCGGATGTCGAACGTATGACACAAATTGTTTATGAAAAATTGAAAGGAGCAACATGA
- the yhbY gene encoding ribosome assembly RNA-binding protein YhbY, with protein sequence MLTGKQKRYLRSLAHHLNPIFQVGKGGVNENMIKQIIDALEARELMKISVLQNCDVDKQTVASELAEGTGAHVVQIIGNTIVLYKESKENKEIVLP encoded by the coding sequence ATGTTAACAGGAAAACAAAAAAGGTATTTACGCTCATTAGCGCATCACTTAAACCCAATCTTTCAAGTAGGAAAGGGTGGGGTTAATGAGAATATGATTAAGCAAATTATCGACGCTTTGGAAGCGCGTGAATTAATGAAGATTAGTGTATTACAAAATTGCGATGTGGATAAACAAACGGTTGCGAGTGAATTGGCTGAAGGAACAGGTGCGCACGTTGTACAAATTATTGGGAATACGATTGTATTATATAAGGAATCGAAGGAAAATAAAGAAATCGTTCTTCCTTAA
- a CDS encoding nicotinate-nucleotide adenylyltransferase, translating to MKKVGIFGGTFNPPHNGHLLMANEVLQSLQLAEIWFMPNQIPPHKQHRDIISAEHRFNMLQLAVNGNDAFRVESIELERSGPSFTYDTICLLKERHPDIQFYFIIGADMIEYLPKWYKIDLLQNLVQFVGVKRPNYKTTTQYNVLEVDVPQFDVSSSFIRRRLNEGKNIRYLLPDSVIQYIKEHGLYES from the coding sequence ATGAAAAAGGTGGGCATTTTCGGTGGTACGTTTAATCCGCCGCATAATGGTCATTTATTAATGGCGAATGAAGTCTTACAATCTTTGCAGTTAGCAGAAATTTGGTTCATGCCAAACCAAATTCCTCCTCATAAGCAGCACCGGGATATTATATCAGCAGAGCATCGTTTCAATATGCTACAATTAGCTGTGAATGGAAACGATGCTTTTCGTGTGGAGTCAATAGAGCTTGAAAGAAGTGGACCTTCATTTACGTACGATACGATTTGCTTATTAAAAGAGCGTCATCCGGATATTCAGTTTTATTTCATTATTGGTGCAGATATGATTGAATATTTACCAAAGTGGTACAAAATTGATCTATTGCAAAACCTAGTTCAATTTGTCGGCGTTAAGCGACCCAATTACAAGACTACAACGCAATATAATGTACTGGAAGTTGACGTGCCTCAATTTGATGTGTCATCTTCTTTCATTCGTCGTCGTTTAAATGAAGGGAAAAACATCCGCTATCTACTTCCTGATAGTGTTATTCAATATATAAAGGAGCATGGACTTTATGAATCGTGA
- the yqeK gene encoding bis(5'-nucleosyl)-tetraphosphatase (symmetrical) YqeK encodes MNREKALQIIKDKMTEHRYIHTLGVMETAISLAERYDGDPEKAEIAAIFHDYAKFRPKDEMKQIIIEQNMSKELLSHHMELWHAPVGAYLVRTEVGIEDEEVLNAIKYHTSGRTQMTLLEKIIYLADYIEPNRHFSGVEEVREMAQNNLDDAVKQAMKNTIQFLMKKNQPIFPDTFHAYNDLVMNGKKEE; translated from the coding sequence ATGAATCGTGAAAAAGCGTTACAAATCATTAAGGATAAAATGACGGAACATCGATACATTCATACGCTAGGTGTGATGGAAACAGCCATTTCCCTTGCCGAAAGGTATGATGGGGATCCGGAAAAAGCTGAAATTGCGGCGATTTTTCACGACTATGCTAAATTTCGTCCGAAAGATGAAATGAAACAGATCATCATCGAGCAAAATATGTCAAAGGAATTGCTCTCTCATCATATGGAGCTTTGGCATGCACCGGTTGGGGCATATTTAGTTCGTACCGAAGTAGGAATCGAAGATGAGGAAGTATTAAATGCTATTAAGTATCATACATCGGGAAGAACTCAAATGACATTACTTGAAAAAATTATTTATTTAGCGGATTATATCGAGCCTAATCGTCACTTTTCCGGTGTGGAGGAAGTTCGTGAAATGGCCCAAAACAATTTGGACGATGCAGTTAAGCAAGCGATGAAAAATACTATTCAGTTTTTAATGAAAAAGAATCAACCAATTTTTCCAGATACATTTCACGCATACAACGACCTTGTTATGAATGGAAAAAAGGAGGAATAA
- the rsfS gene encoding ribosome silencing factor, translated as MSSQDVLHVVAKAADDKKAEEIIALNMQGISLMADYFVICHGNNDKQVQAIAREIKYQAEEKGLNVKRLEGFDEAKWILVDLGDVIAHVFHRDERGYYNLEKLWGDAPIEDLNSELLS; from the coding sequence ATGTCTTCACAAGATGTATTACATGTTGTCGCAAAAGCAGCAGACGACAAAAAAGCAGAAGAAATTATAGCATTAAATATGCAAGGAATTTCCTTAATGGCTGATTACTTTGTAATCTGCCATGGGAATAACGACAAACAAGTGCAAGCCATCGCAAGGGAAATTAAATATCAAGCCGAAGAAAAAGGGCTGAACGTAAAGCGCCTTGAAGGGTTTGACGAAGCGAAATGGATATTAGTTGATTTAGGTGATGTTATTGCACATGTGTTTCACCGAGATGAACGCGGTTATTATAATTTAGAGAAATTATGGGGCGATGCTCCAATTGAAGACCTTAACAGTGAGTTGTTATCCTAA
- a CDS encoding class I SAM-dependent DNA methyltransferase has protein sequence MYQHFAYIYDELMKEAPYEEWTKYYLQMVRKFGNGGNRTLDLACGTGEMSVRFAKEGFHVTGVDLSIDMLTVAKEKMERHGYSDALFVNQDMRNLEGFDSFDYVFICCDSLNYLLEEYDIQEVFKRAYDVLAPGGLIMFDVHSLYKVESLFKGNTFAYNGDDISYIWNCFAGEASNSVVHELTFFVQEGDVYRRYDEDHEQRTFPIESYKLWLKQAGFSIVDVSTGLIQTSFEKAERIFFVAKK, from the coding sequence ATGTATCAACATTTTGCTTATATATACGATGAACTAATGAAAGAAGCTCCGTATGAAGAATGGACAAAGTATTATTTGCAAATGGTGCGTAAATTTGGAAATGGAGGAAATCGAACGTTAGATTTGGCGTGCGGCACAGGTGAGATGTCTGTTCGATTTGCCAAGGAAGGATTCCATGTGACGGGTGTAGACTTATCAATCGATATGCTCACGGTTGCGAAAGAAAAAATGGAACGTCATGGGTATTCAGATGCGCTTTTCGTCAATCAAGACATGCGAAATCTTGAAGGATTTGATTCGTTTGATTATGTTTTTATATGCTGTGACTCGTTGAACTATTTGTTAGAGGAGTACGATATTCAAGAAGTATTTAAACGAGCGTATGATGTACTGGCACCAGGTGGTCTCATTATGTTTGATGTCCATTCTCTTTATAAAGTGGAGAGCTTATTTAAAGGGAATACTTTTGCGTACAATGGTGACGATATAAGCTACATTTGGAATTGCTTCGCTGGAGAGGCGTCGAATAGTGTAGTGCATGAGTTAACGTTTTTTGTTCAAGAAGGAGACGTATATCGTCGCTACGACGAAGACCATGAACAACGGACGTTTCCTATCGAATCGTACAAATTATGGTTAAAGCAAGCGGGATTCTCCATTGTAGATGTGAGCACAGGACTTATTCAAACATCTTTTGAAAAAGCTGAACGGATCTTTTTTGTCGCTAAAAAATAA
- the comER gene encoding late competence protein ComER encodes MKIGFIGTGNMGRILIEAFIEAKVTSPSSIYITNRTIGKAKAIQEEHPNVNLCRTVEGLISEVDYLFVCVKPLDIHPLLIKLKSQLSKEQCIISITSPLSVEQIESIVPCQVARVIPSITNRALSGVSLITVGQSCTEKTQHDIEKMLQKISTPVYIQNNVTRVASDIVSCGPAFFSFLLQRFIDAAVRETEINEEQATKLASEMLIGMGNLLEKGHYTLPTLQEKVCVKGGVTGEGIKVLEREIGTLFIHLFQSTHSKYFEDIEEVKEQFHLL; translated from the coding sequence ATGAAAATAGGATTTATTGGAACAGGAAATATGGGGCGCATCTTGATTGAGGCATTTATAGAAGCAAAGGTCACATCACCTTCATCCATCTACATTACAAATCGGACAATTGGAAAAGCGAAAGCAATACAAGAGGAGCATCCTAATGTGAACCTTTGTAGAACCGTAGAGGGTCTCATAAGCGAAGTTGATTATTTGTTTGTATGCGTAAAACCTTTAGATATACACCCCCTTTTAATAAAACTGAAAAGCCAATTATCAAAAGAGCAATGCATTATTTCCATCACGAGCCCTTTATCCGTAGAGCAAATCGAATCCATTGTACCTTGTCAAGTGGCTCGTGTCATTCCAAGCATTACAAATCGAGCATTAAGTGGTGTCTCCCTCATTACAGTTGGTCAATCATGTACCGAAAAAACACAACACGATATTGAAAAGATGCTTCAGAAAATCTCTACTCCTGTTTACATTCAAAATAATGTGACAAGAGTAGCTTCTGATATTGTTAGTTGTGGTCCTGCATTTTTTAGCTTCTTACTTCAAAGGTTTATCGACGCTGCCGTCCGAGAAACAGAAATTAACGAAGAGCAAGCAACAAAACTTGCAAGCGAAATGTTGATTGGCATGGGGAATTTATTAGAAAAAGGACATTACACACTTCCGACATTACAAGAAAAAGTTTGTGTGAAGGGCGGTGTGACCGGGGAAGGAATTAAAGTATTAGAAAGAGAAATCGGGACATTATTTATCCATCTTTTCCAAAGTACCCATTCCAAGTATTTTGAAGACATTGAAGAAGTAAAAGAACAATTCCATTTACTATAA
- a CDS encoding helix-hairpin-helix domain-containing protein has protein sequence MEIQSYVKKYWFVGVIVVLVVFLLFDVGAQNESELVSVEIEDESVKSDQGTPSQESEEVVIYVDVKGAVNQPGVYPLIENDRTLQAIEKAGGFTNEADVNQVNLAAKVKDGTVIYVPKVGEVQNQPVGRESSEKEETVNINTASVEELQKIDGIGPSKAKAIINYRDENGPFSSIEEIQNVSGIGEKSFERMKNEISVD, from the coding sequence TTGGAAATACAGTCATACGTAAAAAAATATTGGTTTGTCGGTGTCATTGTCGTATTAGTCGTCTTTCTTTTATTTGACGTAGGGGCTCAAAACGAGTCTGAATTGGTTTCTGTTGAAATTGAGGACGAATCAGTAAAAAGTGATCAAGGCACCCCCTCTCAAGAAAGTGAAGAAGTGGTCATCTATGTTGATGTTAAAGGTGCCGTCAATCAACCTGGTGTATATCCATTAATTGAAAATGATCGAACACTACAGGCGATAGAAAAGGCGGGCGGTTTTACGAATGAAGCGGATGTAAATCAAGTTAATTTAGCAGCGAAAGTAAAGGATGGAACGGTCATCTATGTTCCGAAAGTAGGAGAAGTTCAAAACCAGCCAGTCGGAAGGGAGAGTTCGGAAAAAGAGGAGACTGTAAATATTAATACTGCGAGTGTAGAAGAATTACAAAAGATAGATGGAATTGGACCGTCTAAAGCAAAAGCGATTATTAATTATCGGGATGAGAATGGCCCGTTTTCTTCGATTGAAGAAATACAAAATGTATCAGGGATTGGTGAAAAATCGTTTGAAAGAATGAAAAATGAAATTTCTGTCGATTAA
- a CDS encoding ComE operon protein 2, which yields MERISWHQYFMAQSHLLALRSTCTRLAVGATIVRDKRIIAGGYNGSIAGGVHCVDEGCYVIDNHCVRTIHAEMNAILQCAKFGVPTDGAEIYVTHFPCLQCCKAIIQAGIKRVYFAKNYKNHPYAQELFKQANVQVEQVELNNALFQQLIEQ from the coding sequence GTGGAACGTATTTCTTGGCATCAATATTTTATGGCTCAAAGTCACTTATTAGCACTTCGGAGTACATGTACTAGACTAGCGGTTGGCGCTACAATTGTTCGTGATAAACGAATTATTGCAGGGGGATATAACGGATCGATTGCCGGTGGTGTTCACTGCGTAGACGAAGGATGTTACGTCATTGATAATCATTGTGTTCGAACAATTCATGCTGAAATGAATGCCATTTTACAATGTGCAAAATTTGGAGTCCCTACTGATGGAGCAGAAATTTATGTAACCCATTTTCCGTGTCTACAATGTTGTAAAGCCATTATACAAGCTGGAATTAAGCGGGTATATTTTGCGAAAAATTATAAAAACCATCCATACGCACAGGAGTTATTTAAACAAGCAAATGTACAGGTAGAGCAAGTAGAGCTTAATAATGCTCTTTTCCAACAACTGATTGAGCAGTAG
- a CDS encoding DNA internalization-related competence protein ComEC/Rec2: MKGHWYLIAVTVLLASTSSYIAFLLFFFIAAKKKSFHFAFFLGLLFCFIMIPNVFVPSEVEYSHENEMVQKTMKIISSPKIDGNKATYELKTNQNERYAAIHYLSSIQEKEKVSTIKAGHRCSMRGTIELPLNHTVENAFNYRDYLQSKGIKAIFSVEEVKECTYTPNLLNRLENARASFKQVMEEHFSDETVGFVLALTIGDRTLIEEEVKRAYQQLGIIHLLAISGLHVGIILSFFYFVFLRIGFTKEQVWLLLFLCLPLYCIFAGAAPSVVRSCLMAGVFLIAKWRKIEVSPLDCLSISLILIILFDREQVQQIGFQLSYIVTTALILSHSILLRCKSYIRMLMMVTLIAQLSSLPILLYYFYEFSWLSLVVNLFFVPLYVYVILPLTLFTTVLIFIHLPFYDFFSQFLDFIFSMSSSFVSRVSSWDWHTITIGAISLVELCLLYGIFIHVMVYLEKEEKKIVTLFVTRILFCVLCLFAFRLFHPGEVTVLDVGQGDAIFIQEERRGNAYLIDTGGLLEFQSEETWQQRTNKFELGEDLLLPFLKSKGVGKLKALFLTHGDADHIGEAVTVLKRVDVEYLIISPYFGVGFEEEEVLRVAKERGTKIVIVKGGDSLSFSTSFKVLSPVQKMESSNDNSLVLQADIGGLSWLFVGDLEQKGEEILMGKYPNLQVDVLKVGHHGSKTSTSKPFLQMINPNMAIISSGRKNRFGHPHKEVIDRLDNEEIQILRTDTMGAIKYQFRGSTGTFYTFPPYDEVNQ, from the coding sequence ATGAAAGGACACTGGTATTTAATTGCTGTCACTGTCTTGTTAGCGTCCACCTCCTCCTACATTGCCTTTCTTCTTTTCTTTTTTATTGCTGCTAAAAAGAAGTCATTTCACTTTGCCTTCTTCTTGGGGTTGTTGTTTTGTTTCATTATGATTCCGAACGTTTTTGTTCCTAGTGAAGTCGAATACTCGCATGAGAATGAAATGGTTCAAAAGACGATGAAAATCATTTCATCCCCTAAAATTGACGGTAATAAAGCGACGTATGAATTGAAAACAAACCAAAACGAGAGGTATGCAGCTATTCATTACCTTTCCTCAATTCAAGAAAAAGAAAAAGTCTCGACCATAAAAGCGGGACATCGATGTTCGATGAGAGGCACGATTGAATTACCTCTCAATCATACGGTTGAGAATGCATTCAACTATCGCGATTATTTACAGTCAAAGGGAATAAAAGCGATCTTTTCCGTTGAGGAAGTGAAAGAGTGTACGTATACCCCGAACTTGTTAAATCGATTGGAAAATGCTCGTGCTTCTTTTAAACAGGTGATGGAAGAACACTTTTCAGATGAAACGGTCGGCTTTGTGTTAGCATTAACCATTGGTGATCGAACATTGATTGAGGAAGAGGTAAAGCGAGCGTATCAACAATTAGGGATTATTCATTTACTGGCTATATCTGGCCTGCACGTTGGGATTATTCTTTCTTTTTTCTACTTTGTTTTTTTGCGGATAGGTTTTACGAAGGAACAAGTATGGCTTCTTTTATTCCTTTGCTTGCCTCTATATTGCATATTCGCTGGTGCAGCTCCGTCTGTCGTTCGATCTTGCCTTATGGCAGGGGTATTTTTGATTGCAAAATGGAGAAAGATTGAGGTTAGTCCACTAGATTGTCTTTCCATTAGTTTAATCTTAATCATCCTCTTTGACCGAGAACAAGTTCAACAGATCGGTTTTCAGCTATCCTATATTGTAACGACTGCTCTCATATTATCCCACTCCATTCTTTTGAGGTGCAAATCATACATCCGGATGTTAATGATGGTAACACTGATTGCTCAACTAAGTTCACTTCCCATTCTTTTATATTATTTTTATGAGTTTTCTTGGCTAAGTTTGGTTGTAAATTTATTTTTTGTTCCCCTATATGTTTATGTCATTCTTCCTCTAACGCTTTTTACAACGGTCTTGATTTTCATTCATCTCCCTTTTTATGATTTCTTTAGTCAGTTTTTAGACTTCATATTCTCTATGTCATCTTCCTTTGTCTCCCGTGTAAGCAGCTGGGATTGGCATACGATAACGATAGGTGCCATATCACTTGTAGAACTTTGCTTACTATACGGAATCTTTATTCATGTAATGGTCTACCTTGAGAAAGAAGAAAAAAAGATAGTTACTCTTTTCGTCACACGAATTCTATTTTGTGTTCTATGTCTTTTTGCCTTCCGTTTGTTTCATCCTGGGGAAGTTACCGTATTAGATGTGGGACAAGGCGATGCCATCTTTATACAAGAAGAGAGACGTGGCAATGCCTATCTCATCGATACGGGAGGGCTGTTAGAATTTCAATCAGAAGAAACATGGCAACAAAGAACGAACAAATTTGAATTAGGGGAAGATTTACTTCTTCCGTTTCTTAAGTCAAAAGGTGTTGGGAAGCTAAAGGCATTATTTTTAACCCACGGGGATGCCGATCATATCGGTGAAGCTGTGACCGTATTAAAGCGAGTAGACGTTGAGTACTTAATCATTTCACCGTATTTCGGGGTAGGTTTTGAGGAAGAGGAAGTTTTACGAGTAGCTAAAGAAAGGGGCACGAAAATTGTCATAGTAAAGGGAGGTGATTCATTATCATTTTCCACCTCATTTAAAGTTCTATCACCGGTACAAAAAATGGAATCCAGTAATGATAATTCCCTCGTTCTTCAAGCTGATATTGGAGGATTGTCGTGGTTATTTGTGGGAGACTTAGAGCAAAAAGGAGAAGAGATTCTTATGGGGAAATATCCTAACTTACAGGTAGATGTTTTGAAAGTTGGACACCATGGAAGTAAAACTTCTACTTCAAAACCTTTCCTTCAAATGATAAATCCAAATATGGCGATTATTTCATCAGGAAGAAAGAATCGATTTGGACACCCTCATAAAGAAGTGATTGACAGGTTAGACAATGAAGAAATTCAAATTCTCAGGACGGATACGATGGGGGCAATAAAATACCAATTTCGTGGAAGTACAGGAACGTTTTATACATTTCCTCCATACGATGAAGTAAACCAATAA
- a CDS encoding YqzM family protein, with product MNQFEKNVQSKRNDAVDSAVGFIVSFGFFATLFIIATLVQFFGA from the coding sequence GTGAACCAATTTGAGAAAAATGTACAAAGTAAACGTAATGATGCTGTAGATTCTGCAGTAGGATTCATTGTTTCTTTTGGCTTTTTCGCTACTTTATTCATCATCGCTACACTAGTTCAATTTTTTGGTGCCTAA
- the holA gene encoding DNA polymerase III subunit delta produces MIINTWDAIKKKKFHSVYLFIGNDSFLISETMRLIEENAVMEEEKDFNYSVHDMEEVEIDVAIEDAETLPFMGEKRVVMLKNPYFFSSEKRKDKLEHNLKRLEQYLQQPAPYTILAIFAPYEKLDERKKITKVLKKHAEVVDLNEFSEKETVSWIQSVVEEEHVVIKDEAIERLMMLTGSNLMLMQNELKKLCTYVGAGGVITEELVRQLVARTLEQNIFELMDLVMQKKRHDAMQLLYDLLKTNEEPIKILSLLTSQFRLLLQVKQLVQTGYSQPQIASTLKVHPFRVKLANQKARNFREEELASILKQLADSDYAMKTGKMEKELVLELFLMKLFSSNT; encoded by the coding sequence ATGATTATAAATACATGGGATGCCATTAAAAAGAAAAAGTTTCATTCGGTATATTTATTTATCGGAAATGATTCTTTTTTAATTTCTGAAACGATGCGACTTATAGAAGAAAATGCAGTTATGGAAGAAGAGAAAGACTTTAACTATTCTGTTCACGATATGGAAGAAGTGGAGATAGATGTAGCAATCGAAGATGCAGAAACGCTTCCTTTTATGGGGGAAAAACGAGTGGTTATGTTGAAAAACCCTTATTTTTTCTCATCCGAAAAACGTAAAGATAAGCTTGAGCATAACTTGAAACGCCTTGAACAATATTTACAGCAACCTGCTCCATATACCATTTTGGCTATATTCGCACCGTATGAAAAGCTTGATGAGCGTAAGAAGATTACTAAGGTGTTAAAAAAGCATGCTGAAGTCGTTGATTTGAATGAATTCTCTGAGAAAGAGACAGTATCTTGGATACAAAGTGTGGTAGAAGAAGAGCATGTAGTGATAAAAGATGAGGCAATAGAGCGTTTAATGATGTTGACTGGAAGCAACTTAATGCTCATGCAGAACGAGCTCAAGAAATTATGTACATATGTCGGAGCGGGTGGCGTGATCACAGAAGAACTTGTTCGACAATTAGTAGCTCGTACACTTGAGCAAAATATATTTGAATTAATGGACCTCGTGATGCAAAAAAAACGACATGATGCTATGCAGTTACTTTATGACTTATTAAAAACAAATGAAGAGCCGATAAAAATATTAAGTCTACTCACTTCCCAATTTAGGCTATTGTTACAAGTAAAGCAGCTAGTACAAACAGGATATAGTCAACCTCAAATTGCGAGTACATTAAAGGTGCACCCTTTTCGTGTAAAATTAGCAAACCAAAAGGCGAGGAATTTCCGAGAGGAAGAGCTTGCCTCGATTTTAAAACAACTTGCTGATAGCGATTATGCGATGAAGACAGGTAAGATGGAGAAAGAGCTTGTGCTGGAATTGTTTTTAATGAAGTTGTTTTCTTCTAACACGTAA
- the rpsT gene encoding 30S ribosomal protein S20: MPNIKSAIKRVKTNDARRAHNATIKSAMRTAIKKFEALAVNKDVENAKAAFADASKKIDKAAQRGIIHKNAAARFKSRLAKKLNSLSA, translated from the coding sequence ATGCCAAACATTAAATCTGCTATCAAGCGCGTGAAAACAAACGATGCTCGTCGTGCTCATAACGCAACAATCAAATCTGCTATGCGTACAGCAATTAAAAAGTTTGAAGCATTAGCTGTAAATAAAGATGTGGAAAACGCAAAAGCTGCTTTTGCTGATGCATCTAAAAAAATCGACAAAGCTGCTCAACGTGGAATCATTCACAAAAACGCGGCAGCTCGCTTCAAATCTCGTTTAGCGAAAAAGCTTAACAGCTTATCTGCATAA
- the gpr gene encoding GPR endopeptidase produces the protein MADELDLSKYSVRTDLAIEARQMAVEQNEQSSINGVIYTEEEIDGIKISKVEITEQGAASLGKKKGKYITLQVQGIRQKDSELQDKVSETFATQFSAFLDELKIPKDASCLVVGLGNWNVTPDALGPIACENLLITRHLFQLQPEHVEEGYRPVSALAPGVMGLTGIETSDIILGVIEQSKPDFVIAIDALAARSIERVNTTIQISDSGIHPGSGVGNKRKELSQETLGIPVIAIGIPTVVDAVSITSDTIDFILKHFGRELRQGDRPSRALAPAGMSFGERKVLTEEDLPNEEDRAKFLGIIGGLEEEEKRRLIYEVLSPLGHNLMVTPKEVDVFIEDMANVLANGLNMALHQHVDDENVSAYTH, from the coding sequence ATGGCTGATGAACTCGATTTGAGCAAATATTCAGTTCGGACGGATTTAGCGATAGAAGCTCGGCAAATGGCGGTGGAACAAAATGAACAATCTTCGATTAATGGCGTCATTTACACCGAAGAGGAAATAGACGGGATCAAAATATCGAAGGTTGAAATAACAGAACAAGGAGCTGCGTCTTTAGGTAAGAAAAAAGGCAAATATATTACGCTTCAAGTTCAAGGAATTCGTCAAAAAGATTCAGAGTTACAAGACAAAGTATCTGAAACGTTTGCAACGCAATTTAGTGCTTTTTTGGATGAGCTAAAGATACCTAAAGATGCAAGTTGCTTAGTTGTAGGACTTGGTAATTGGAATGTAACGCCTGATGCATTGGGACCGATAGCGTGTGAAAATTTATTAATTACAAGGCATTTATTTCAATTACAGCCGGAGCATGTAGAAGAAGGTTATCGGCCGGTTAGTGCTCTTGCTCCAGGGGTGATGGGGTTAACAGGGATTGAAACGAGCGACATTATTTTAGGGGTTATTGAGCAATCAAAGCCTGATTTTGTAATCGCGATTGATGCATTGGCTGCTCGCTCGATTGAACGTGTGAATACGACAATTCAAATATCAGATAGTGGAATCCATCCAGGCTCTGGAGTTGGTAACAAGCGGAAGGAACTAAGTCAAGAAACTCTCGGAATTCCAGTCATAGCGATTGGCATTCCAACGGTTGTTGATGCGGTATCCATTACAAGTGATACGATTGATTTTATTTTGAAGCATTTCGGTAGAGAGTTGCGCCAGGGAGATCGACCGTCTCGGGCATTGGCACCAGCTGGTATGAGCTTTGGGGAGCGAAAAGTATTGACAGAAGAAGACTTGCCGAATGAAGAAGATCGAGCAAAGTTTTTAGGAATCATAGGAGGGCTAGAAGAAGAAGAAAAAAGAAGGCTGATTTATGAAGTGTTATCTCCTCTAGGGCACAACTTAATGGTAACTCCAAAAGAGGTAGACGTATTTATCGAAGATATGGCTAATGTATTAGCAAACGGGCTTAATATGGCATTACATCAGCATGTCGATGATGAAAATGTTAGTGCCTATACCCATTAA